From the genome of Pseudomonas hamedanensis:
CGTGGGACGTTGAAAAAAACGAGGTCGGTGCCGAAAGCCCACCAACCGACGTCGACCAAGTCTACTTTGTTAGCGAAACCAGTCCTGGTCAGCGAAAATATTCCCGAGCGCAACTCAACTTTTAAGCAGGTGATGCTATCGCCTTACCGCTGCCCTCACCGCAGCGGCGGCTGCTCTCCCAGCGGCACCACCGCCATGGTCAGGCGCGACACGCAACTGGCCTTGCCTTCGTCGCTGGTCAGGCGGATATCCCAGACATGGGTGGTACGGCCAATGTGAATCGGCGTGGCCACCGCTGTCACCCGTCCACTGCGCAAGCCGCGCAGGTGGTTGGCGTTGATCTCCAGCCCTACGCAGTAAAAGTTGCTGGCATCGATACACAGATAACTGGCCATCGAACCGACGGTTTCCGCCAGCACCACCGAGGCGCCGCCGTGCAGCAAGCCGTACGGTTGGTGAGTGCGATGGTCGATGACCATGCTCGCCGTCAGCGATTGCTCGTCGAACGCTTCGAAGCGGATGTCGAGCACTTCACCGATGGTGTTTTTCTGAATCGCGTTCAACTGCTCGATGTTTGGAGTGGTACGCCACAGGCTCATTGCAGACTTCCCTTGTTGTTTTAGTCGTCACTCAATCCTGCCACAGCACCGCCTCGCGGCGCTCGCTCCATTCTTCGAAACGGGCGCCATAACGGTCTTCGATCACGTTGCGCTTGATTTTCAGGGTCGGCGTGAGAAAGCCGTTTTCCACGGCCCAACTGTCCTTGACCACCACCAGCCGGTGCAGGCGCTCATGCTTGTCGAGCACAGCATTGACCTCCTCCAGCAGTTTTTCCAGGCTCGTCTGCAGACTCACCCGCCCCTCGTCCTGGCTGACCGAGGACAGCACACACAAGCCTAACGGCGCACTCAAACCATCGCCCACCACACAGACCTGTTCGATTCGCGAATGCACCGCCAGGCGATTCTCGATAGGCGCCGGCGCGACGTATTTGCCTTTGCTGGTCTTGAAGATTTCCTTGAGCCGCCCGGTCAGGCGCAGGCGCCCTTCGCTGTCCTGCTCGCCCTTGTCGCCGGTGCGCAGAAAGCCGTCTTCGGTCAGGGTCTCGGCGGTTTTTTGCGGTTCCTTGAAATAGCCGAGCATGTTCGCCCGGCTGCGCACTTGTACTTCACCGGACGCATCGATGCGCACTTCGACCTCCGGGCAAGGTTTGCCGATCCAGCCTTGCCGGTACTCGCCGGGCAGGCAGATATGCGAGTAGCCGCAACCCTCGGTCATGCCGTAGACCTCCAGCACATCGAGGCCGAGTTTCTGATACCAGGCGAGCAGGGTCGGCGGCACGGGCGCGGCGCCGGACAACGCCACACGCAAGGCATCCAGCCCCAGACCCGCCAGCACCTTGTGCCCGACCCGTTTGCCAATCAACGGCAGGCCGAGGAGAAAATCCAGACGTTTCGCCGGGATCTTGCTGTACACGCCCATCTGGAACTTGGTCCAGATGCGCGGCACGCCGAACATCGCGGTCGGCCGCGCCCGCTTGAGGTCGATGATGAAAGTATCGAGGCTCTCAGCGAAAAACACCGTCTGCCCGGTGTAGATCGACGCCAGCTCGACAAACATGCGCTCGGCGACATGGCACAGCGGCAAATACGACAGCAGTCGATCGTTCTCGTTGAGACCGAACAACTGCGTGCCGCGACTGGTGGCGAAACCAAGATTAGCGAAACTGTGCATCACGCCCTTGGGCAGGCCGGTGGTGCCGGAGGTGTAAATAATGGTCGCCAGTTGCTCGGCGGCGGGACGCGGGTCGTCCTGAATCGGCGAACAACCTTGCAGGTCCGCCCAACTGAAATCGAACGCGCCGGACGGATGCAGCGGCAGGCTGATAGTCGGCAAGCCCGCCGGCACGCCCTGGGACATGCCCGCCCAATCATCGAGTTTGCCGATGAACGCCAGCACGCTTTGCGAGTGAGTGAGCACCTGCGCCACCGATTCGGCCGTGAGGTTGGGGTACAGCGGCACCGAGACGTGTCCGGCCATCCAGATCGCCAGGTCGGCAATGATCCAGTGCGCGCAGTTTTTCGAGATCAGCGCGATATGACTGCCGGACGGCAATTCGCGGGCGCGTAGCCAGTGCGCGGCGCAACGGGCCTGATGGCCGACGTCGGCCCAGGTCAGTGTCTCGACCTGCCCGCCGCCGATGGGCTGCACAAGGAAGCGCTGGCGCGGGTGCCGCGCTTCGCGTTCGTAAAACACATCCAGCGGCAAACGGAAGGCGGCAGACATGCGACTCGCTCCTGTTTTTTTGGTCTGGAGCAAGCGTAGTCAACCAAGCAAGTGCTTGGTTGGATTTTTCAAACAAATAATTTCAGATGCAGATAGCCTCTGTAGGAGTGAGCCTGCTCGCGATGGCGGTGTGTCAGTCAGCGGCGATGTTGCCTGTCACACCGCCATCGCGAGCAGGCTCACTCCTACAAGGGGAGCGGTGTATGCCTTAAGGGTGTTTGAGGCTGTTGAGCTTCATCGAGCCAATCAGCAGTTCACTGTGCTCAAGCTCCGCCAGCCCCGCCGTACTGACCCGCTCCGGCGGATGCCCGGCGCCGTGCTGCAGATAGCTGAGCAGATTGCCCACCAAAGGGTTATGGCTGACCAGCAATACATTGCTGACCGAGACCAATTGCTCGGCGACTTTGTCCGGATCGCTCTCCGGTGTCAGCCAATCGACGGTGCGAATCTCCGGCTCAAAGCCCAACGCCTCGCGAACAATCTGCGCGGTTTGCTGCGCGCGCAGATAAGGGCTGGCATAGATCGCCGTCAACGGCTGCCCCATTAAATGAGCGGCGCTGCTCAGGACTTCTTTACGGCCATGTTCGGTCAGTTCTCGCTCGGAATCGATCTTCGAGCCGTAAGGCACCGCCTCACCATGACGCAGCACCCAGAGTTTCATAGCTTGGGCTCCTCATCGCGCACCGGATGCGCGGCCGGGGCGACGGTGTGCGGCGCTTCGCCTTCCGGGGTGCGCGGCGTTGGCCAGTCGGCGAACGGCCAGGGTTTCTGGTCGCTGTGAAAACTGCCGAAACGGCCAATCTGAGCGAGAAACTGGCTCAGGCTGTCGCCAAAATTCATCAGGCTGGCGCTCGGCGCACCGTAGATCAGACGGTAGATCAGTTGCACCAGCACCACGGCGCCGAGGATGAACTGCGCCACTTGCCAGACCAGCACATAGACAATCATCCACAACACCCGCAGGAGGATGGATTCGTACTTGGCTTCGGTTTTCGGATCGTTCATGGCTCTTCCCGTTGACTCAGTTGAAACCGCTGGTGGAAATGAAATCGACGTCGGTTTTTGGCTCGGCGCGCATCAGTAGACCGATCACCTGCTCCAGCGTGCGTCCTTCGAAGAGAATCGCGTGCAGACCGGCGACCAGCGGCATGTACACGCCGACCTCTTGCGATTTGGCCTTGAGCACTTTGAGCGTGTTGACCCCTTCGGCGACTTCCCCCAGGCGCGACACGGCTTCGTCGAGGCTCAGGCCCTGGCCGAGGGCGAAACCGACCTGATAGTTGCGGCTCTTGGGCGAGGAACAGGTAACGATCAGATCACCGACCCCGGCCAGGCCGAGGAAAGTCATCGGATTGGCCCCTTGATTCACCGCGAAACGAGTCATCTCTGCCAGAGCGCGGGTGATCAGCATGCTTTTGGTGTTCTCGCCCATGTCCAGCGCCACCGCCATGCCGGCGATGATCGCGTAGACATTTTTCAGCGCCCCGCCCAGCTCGACACCAAAGCGGTCGGCGCTGGCGTACACACGAAAGGTGCGACCGTGCAGCGCGGCTTGCACCTGCTTGCACAGCGCTTCGTCTTCACTGGCGACCACCGTCGCGGTCAGCGCATGTTCGGCGATTTCCCGCGCCAGGTTCGGCCCGGACAACACGCCAATGCGCGCCTGCGGGGCGATCTCTTCGAGGATCTGGCTCATCAGTTTGAACGTCTGGGCTTCGATGCCTTTGGTCAGGCTGACCAGCATCTTGCCGCTCAACCGCTCGGCGTGGGCGGCGAGCACCGTGCGCAGTGCGCTGGACGGCAGCGCGACGAAGCACAACTCGCAGGCGTCGAGGGTGGCCTGCAGGTCGGTGACGGCAGTCACGCCCGGCAGAATCTTGATGCCTTTGAGGTAACGCGGGTTTTCGCGATTGACCCGGATGGCCTCGGCCTGCTCGGGGTCACGCATCCACTGCCGGACTTGATGGCCGTTCTCGGCCAACAGATTGGCCACGGCGGTACCAAAACTTCCGCCTCCCAGGACCGCAATCGGGCGCTGTTCAGTCATATGCAATCCGTTAATCCATACCAGTGGCGATGCCGGCATTATACGGGGCGACCCGGTCGCGGCCAGCCCCTGCGTCAATTACCGACACTTGTAGGAAGAAGACCAACAAAACCTAGGAAAATGCCTACAACGTGACTGGAAAAGTCGCTGCCCTCGGTTAACATGCGCGCCAATTCTTCGCTCTATAGGCTGCGTTGTGTTTTTTGGCCCTCCCCCACCGCGTTCGTCTGTGCTGCTGGCGCTGCTGTTCAGCCCGCTGCTGCAGGCCGACGATCTGTTTGTCGACAGCCAGACGCTGCCGCAGGTGCTGACCGCCACGCGCCTGAAACAGACACCGGCACAAGTGCCGGGGAGCATGACCGTACTCGACAGCGAACTGATCGGCGCCAGCGGTGCCCGTGACATCAGCGAGCTGCTGCGCCTGGTTCCGGGGATGATGGTCGGCCACCTCAACGGCAATCAGGCCGCGGTCAATTACCACGGCACTAATGCCACCGGCGCGCGGCGCATGCAGGTGTTGATCGATGGCCGCTCGGTGTACCGCGCAGGCTTGGCCACGGTGGACTGGAGCGATATTCCGGTGGCCCTGGAAGACGTCGAACGCATCGAAGTGTTTCGCGGGCCGAACACCGTCAGCTACGGCGCCAACGCGCTGATGGCGGTGATCAACATCATCACCCGCCACCCCGCGGACAGCCATGGCACGCGGCTGAAGTACACCCGCGGCCAACGCGGCATCAGCGACTTCTATGCGAGCCAGGGCACCGGCTGGAACGGCGGTGATCTGCGCCTGTCGCTGTCCGGCCAGGAGGACGACGGTTTCGACAGCGATCGCAGCGGCGCCGACTACCGCGACAGCCGCCGCTTGAATCGCCTGAGTCTCGCCGTCAGTCACACCCTGAGCGATGACCAGAGCCTCGACTGGCAACTCAACGCCAAGGACGGCAGCAATCAGCGGCCCTATACCTACCGCCCGGTGTTCTCAGGGACTACCGCCGCCGGGAATAATTCCGACGTGGTGGCCAAGGATTACGCCGGCTCGGTGCGCTGGAACCTCGACATCAACCCCGAACACAGCCTTTACGTACAAGGCTCGGTCCAACACTGGGATCGTCAGCAGACCTGGCGCGCCTGCGACGCCGAGGTCTCGTTCAGCCCGCAACTGGCGCAACTGTGGCAACTGAACCCCAACTACACCGAACGCCTGGCGCGCAACATCAGCCAATTCACCGGCCCCGGCGCGGCACCCGGCACACCGCAGGAGATGGCGCTGGCCAATCAAGTGCTCGGTCAATGGCGCAACGGCGCCAGTCGAACCCTGTGCGGTGACATCGACCAGAGCGCCCGCGAATCGCGCTACGACCTTGAACTGCAAGATACCCTCAGCCTGTCCGACAGCCTGCGTCTGGTCAGCGGCATGAACTATCGCTACGACCGCGCCGACTCCGAAACGTATTTCAACGGCACGCTCGACGACACCACTTGGCGCACCTTCGGCCAACTCGAGTGGCGCGCCAGTGAACATTGGCTGTTACAGGGCGGGGCGATGTTCGAGGACACGCAACTGGTCGGCAGTTCGCTGACCCCTCGCTTCGCGATCAACTACCTGATCAACCCGCGCCACGGCCTGCGTGCGGTGTACTCCGAAGCGATTCGCTCGCCGGACATGTTCGAGAACAACGTCAACTGGAGCTATCAGGTCAGCAAGCTGCGGCCCTCGGCGTATGGACAGTCGTCGGCGCGTTATTTCGTCCAGACCCGCGGCCCCGGCGATCTCGATCAGGAACACATGCGCTCGCGGGAATTGGGTTACAACGGCTATTTCGCCGAACTCGGCCTGGCGCTGGATGTGAAGCTGTTCTATGACGAAATCACCGGGATGATCAGCGAGCCGCTGCGCAACAACCAGTACATTGCCAGCAACGCCAACAGCTCACGCTTTCGCGGCACGGAAACCCAACTGGATTGGCGCGTGAGCGTGGCCGACCGCTTGCGTTTCACCTATGCCTTTGTCGATGCCCAGGCGAGCAATCCGCTGGATCAGCAGTTCACCTCGCGCAACAGCGGTTCCGCCGGCTGGCTGCGCGATTGGGGGCATGGCTGGAACAGCGCCGTCTTCTATTACGGCGACAACGCCCTCAATGGCTACCGCTTCGAACGGATCGACACACGCATCGCCAAACGTATTCCGCTGGGCAAGGCGCAGTTGCAACTGGCCGGGGTGTTGCAGCAGCGCCTCGATCACGAGCCGAGCACTTTTGTCGATAACAACGATGACGAGCGCCGATTGATGTACTTCAGTGCCGAGCTGGAGTTCTAGCATGCGCAACGGCCTGTCACGGAAGATGCCAAGCGCCGGCCACTGGCTGGCCGGATTCTGTCTGTTTGTGACGG
Proteins encoded in this window:
- a CDS encoding hotdog fold thioesterase — protein: MSLWRTTPNIEQLNAIQKNTIGEVLDIRFEAFDEQSLTASMVIDHRTHQPYGLLHGGASVVLAETVGSMASYLCIDASNFYCVGLEINANHLRGLRSGRVTAVATPIHIGRTTHVWDIRLTSDEGKASCVSRLTMAVVPLGEQPPLR
- a CDS encoding AMP-binding protein, which encodes MSAAFRLPLDVFYEREARHPRQRFLVQPIGGGQVETLTWADVGHQARCAAHWLRARELPSGSHIALISKNCAHWIIADLAIWMAGHVSVPLYPNLTAESVAQVLTHSQSVLAFIGKLDDWAGMSQGVPAGLPTISLPLHPSGAFDFSWADLQGCSPIQDDPRPAAEQLATIIYTSGTTGLPKGVMHSFANLGFATSRGTQLFGLNENDRLLSYLPLCHVAERMFVELASIYTGQTVFFAESLDTFIIDLKRARPTAMFGVPRIWTKFQMGVYSKIPAKRLDFLLGLPLIGKRVGHKVLAGLGLDALRVALSGAAPVPPTLLAWYQKLGLDVLEVYGMTEGCGYSHICLPGEYRQGWIGKPCPEVEVRIDASGEVQVRSRANMLGYFKEPQKTAETLTEDGFLRTGDKGEQDSEGRLRLTGRLKEIFKTSKGKYVAPAPIENRLAVHSRIEQVCVVGDGLSAPLGLCVLSSVSQDEGRVSLQTSLEKLLEEVNAVLDKHERLHRLVVVKDSWAVENGFLTPTLKIKRNVIEDRYGARFEEWSERREAVLWQD
- the sixA gene encoding phosphohistidine phosphatase SixA produces the protein MKLWVLRHGEAVPYGSKIDSERELTEHGRKEVLSSAAHLMGQPLTAIYASPYLRAQQTAQIVREALGFEPEIRTVDWLTPESDPDKVAEQLVSVSNVLLVSHNPLVGNLLSYLQHGAGHPPERVSTAGLAELEHSELLIGSMKLNSLKHP
- a CDS encoding DUF4389 domain-containing protein, with the protein product MNDPKTEAKYESILLRVLWMIVYVLVWQVAQFILGAVVLVQLIYRLIYGAPSASLMNFGDSLSQFLAQIGRFGSFHSDQKPWPFADWPTPRTPEGEAPHTVAPAAHPVRDEEPKL
- a CDS encoding NAD(P)H-dependent glycerol-3-phosphate dehydrogenase is translated as MTEQRPIAVLGGGSFGTAVANLLAENGHQVRQWMRDPEQAEAIRVNRENPRYLKGIKILPGVTAVTDLQATLDACELCFVALPSSALRTVLAAHAERLSGKMLVSLTKGIEAQTFKLMSQILEEIAPQARIGVLSGPNLAREIAEHALTATVVASEDEALCKQVQAALHGRTFRVYASADRFGVELGGALKNVYAIIAGMAVALDMGENTKSMLITRALAEMTRFAVNQGANPMTFLGLAGVGDLIVTCSSPKSRNYQVGFALGQGLSLDEAVSRLGEVAEGVNTLKVLKAKSQEVGVYMPLVAGLHAILFEGRTLEQVIGLLMRAEPKTDVDFISTSGFN
- a CDS encoding TonB-dependent receptor plug domain-containing protein, with amino-acid sequence MFFGPPPPRSSVLLALLFSPLLQADDLFVDSQTLPQVLTATRLKQTPAQVPGSMTVLDSELIGASGARDISELLRLVPGMMVGHLNGNQAAVNYHGTNATGARRMQVLIDGRSVYRAGLATVDWSDIPVALEDVERIEVFRGPNTVSYGANALMAVINIITRHPADSHGTRLKYTRGQRGISDFYASQGTGWNGGDLRLSLSGQEDDGFDSDRSGADYRDSRRLNRLSLAVSHTLSDDQSLDWQLNAKDGSNQRPYTYRPVFSGTTAAGNNSDVVAKDYAGSVRWNLDINPEHSLYVQGSVQHWDRQQTWRACDAEVSFSPQLAQLWQLNPNYTERLARNISQFTGPGAAPGTPQEMALANQVLGQWRNGASRTLCGDIDQSARESRYDLELQDTLSLSDSLRLVSGMNYRYDRADSETYFNGTLDDTTWRTFGQLEWRASEHWLLQGGAMFEDTQLVGSSLTPRFAINYLINPRHGLRAVYSEAIRSPDMFENNVNWSYQVSKLRPSAYGQSSARYFVQTRGPGDLDQEHMRSRELGYNGYFAELGLALDVKLFYDEITGMISEPLRNNQYIASNANSSRFRGTETQLDWRVSVADRLRFTYAFVDAQASNPLDQQFTSRNSGSAGWLRDWGHGWNSAVFYYGDNALNGYRFERIDTRIAKRIPLGKAQLQLAGVLQQRLDHEPSTFVDNNDDERRLMYFSAELEF